In Thunnus maccoyii chromosome 11, fThuMac1.1, whole genome shotgun sequence, one genomic interval encodes:
- the nup62l gene encoding nucleoporin 62 like — MSGGFNFGQAPTGFTFGAQKTAAAATGTGFGMTGSTPAPSGGGFTFGTPIAANTNPTGGFSFGTPAKSTAAAGGLSFGTPATTFGLGAAPQTTTAAAGLTLGSATAPAAGSGFTLGQGLSAQPTAAAPAGGGFSFGAAAPAQTQPAPQPAAAAAAAAAAAAAAATTAAAAAAATTSGGLSFGGFSFGATKVQTTTAAATAAPTGGGFSFGSSAPSNLTLGIQPQPQAQAQPQPQPASTAAATTGQGGGFTFGIKPSSTPAPPASTQAAPPSGPSLFSAPVSTAPAAAAAAPIAAAPASATGFTLGVAPTSTATPAAATSTAASGLSFMLKPLGAATTISTSVPASTAAATTGAATSFSLGLKPASGTSTTTLSTASAITTTAAPPVMTYAQLEGLINKWSLELEDQERHFLQQATQVNAWDRMLVENGEKITALHKEMEKVKLDQRRLNQELDFILSQQKELEDLLCPLEESVKEQSGTIYMQNADEERERTYKLAENVDAQLKRMSQDLKEIIEHLNTSSGPADTSDPLQQICKILNAHMDSLQWVDQNSVLLQRRVEEVSKLCDNQRKEQEKTFRLTFD; from the exons ATGAGTGGCGGATTCAACTTTGGGCAGGCCCCCACGGGCTTCACTTTCGGAGCTCAAAAGACCGCCGCCGCAGCTACGGGCACCGGCTTTGGTATGACAGGCTCCACACCTGCACCCTCCGGAGGGGGCTTCACCTTCGGGACTCCTATCGCGGCCAATACCAACCCTACCGGCGGGTTTAGCTTTGGTACCCCTGCCAAGAGCACTGCAGCCGCTGGAGGTCTCTCCTTTGGGACCCCCGCCACCACATTTGGGCTGGGTGCAGCTCCTCAAAccaccacagcagcagcagggctgACGTTAGGCTCCGCAACAGCGCCAGCGGCGGGGTCAGGGTTCACCCTGGGCCAGGGTTTGTCTGCGCAACCCACTGCGGCCGCTCCTGCAGGAGGGGGCTTCAGCTTTGGCGCTGCCGCTCCAGCTCAGACCCAACCAGCACCACAACCagcggcagcggcggcggcagcagcagcagcagcagcagcagcagcaacaacagcagcagcagcagcagcagcgaccACATCAGGTGGCCTCTCATTTGGAGGGTTCAGCTTTGGAGCTACCAAAGTCCAGACGACAACAGCTGCAGCCACTGCTGCTCCCACAGGGGGAGGCTTCTCCTTTGGCAGCAGCGCTCCCTCCAACCTCACCCTGGGTATCCAGCCTCAGCCTCAGGCCCAGgcccagccccagccccagccaGCCTCCACCGCCGCAGCCACAACAGGACAGGGTGGAGGATTTACCTTTGGGATTAAGCCCTCATCAACCCCAGCTCCCCCAGCATCAACCCAGGCAGCCCCACCTTCAGGCCCCTCACTCTTCTCTGCTCCTGTCTCTACagcacctgctgctgctgctgctgctcctatTGCTGCTGCCCCAGCATCAGCCACAGGGTTTACATTGGGTGTTGCTCCAACTTCAACAGCAACCCCCGCTGCTGCAACAAGCACAGCAGCCAGTGGTCTGTCTTTTATGCTCAAACCTCTGGGGGCAGCCACCACTATCTCCACCTCTGTTCCAGCCTCAACTGCAGCTGCCACGACAGGCGCTGCTACCAGCTTTTCACTGGGGCTCAAACCTGCGTCCGGCACAAGTACCACGACACTCTCTACAGCCTCCGCAATCACTACAACCGCTGCTCCTCCAGTAATGACCTACGCCCAGCTAGAGGGTCTCATAAACAAGTGGAGTCTTGAGCTTGAGGATCAAGAGAGACATTTCCTACAGCAGGCGACTCAGGTGAACGCCTGGGACCGCATGCTGGTGGAGAATGGCGAGAAGATCACAGCGCTGCATAAAGAGATGGAGAAGGTGAAGCTGGACCAGAGGAGGCTAAACCAGGAGCTGGATTTCATCCTGTCCCAAcagaaggagctggaggacTTGCTCTGCCCGCTTGAGGAGTCCGTTAAGGAGCAGAGTGGAACCATCTACATGCAGAACGCCGATGAGGAACGTGAGAGAACGTACAAGCTCGCTGAGAACGTGGATGCTCAGCTTAAGAGGATGTCACAGGACCTGAAGGAGATCATCGAGCACCTGAACACATCCAGTGGCCCCGCAGACACCAGTGACCCA CTTCAGCAGATCTGCAAAATTCTTAACGCCCACATGGATTCACTTCAGTGGGTTGATCAGAATTCAGTTCTTCTGCAGAGACGAGTGGAGGAAGTGTCCAAACTGTGTGACAACCAGCGCAAGGAGCAGGAGAAAACCTTTCGTTTAACATTTGACTAA
- the pdk1 gene encoding pyruvate dehydrogenase (acetyl-transferring) kinase isozyme 1, mitochondrial, producing MRILRFLRSSVSIGKDIDYYSKFSPSPLSMKQFLDFGSENACEKTSFAFLRQELPVRLANIMKEINLLPDNLLRTPSVRLVQSWYMQSLQEILEFRDKNADDEKVTYDFTDAVIKIRNRHNDVIPTMAQGVVEYKEAYGTDPVVSQNLQYFLDRFYMSRISIRMLLNQHTLLFGGKVKVNPAHPKQIGSIDPNCRVSDVIRDAYENARNLCDRYYMNSPDLILDEFNVKEVEKPITMVYVPSHLYHMVFELFKNAMRATMELYGDSMEYPSIHAQVALGTEDLTVKVSDRGGGVPLRKIDRLFTYTYSTAPRPSIDGSRAVPLAGYGYGLPISRLYARYFQGDLKLYSLEGYGTDAVIYIRALSTESIERLPVYNKSAWKHYKTIHEADDWCVPSKEPKDMTTFRSF from the exons ATGAggattttaagatttttgaGGAGCAGCGTGTCCATTGGAAAGGACATAGACTATTATTCTAAATTTTCGCCATCCCCTCTTTCAATGAAGCAATTTCTGGATTTCG GTTCAGAAAATGCATGTGAGAAAACATCATTCGCCTTCCTCAGACAGGAGTTGCCTGTGCGGTTGGCAAACATCATGAAAGAGATCAATTTGTTGCCGGACAACCTGCTCAGGACTCCGTCAGTCCGGCTGGTCCAGAGCTG GTATATGCAAAGTCTTCAGGAGATTCTTGAGTTCAGAGACAAAAATGCAGATGATGAGAAAGTCACATATGA TTTCACAGACGCGGTGATAAAAATCCGAAATCGACACAATGATGTCATTCCGACCATGGCTCAGGGAGTTGTGGAGTACAAGGAGGCTTACGGCACCGACCCGGTCGTCAGTCAAAACCTTCAGTATTTTCTGGATCGTTTCTACATGAGCAGGATATCCATCAGGATGCTGCTCAACCAGCACA CTCTCCTCTTCGGTGGGAAGGTGAAGGTGAATCCAGCACATCCCAAACAGATCGGCAGTATTGATCCGAACTGTCGCGTCAGTGATGTGATCAGAG ATGCCTACGAAAATGCAAGAAACCTCTGTGACAGGTATTACATGAACTCTCCTGATCTCATACTGGATGAATTCAACG TCAAAGAGGTAGAAAAGCCCATCACGATGGTCTACGTTCCATCTCATTTGTATCACATGGTGTTTGAACTTTTTAAG AACGCCATGCGAGCCACCATGGAGTTATATGGCGACTCCATGGAGTATCCTTCTATCCACGCACAGGTCGCTCTAGGAACTGAAGATCTCACCGTCAAG GTGAGTGATCGCGGAGGAGGCGTGCCGCTGCGTAAGATTGACAGGCTGTTTACCTACACGTACTCCACTGCTCCTCGGCCGAGCATCGACGGGTCACGTGCCGTTCCTCTG gCTGGTTACGGGTACGGTCTACCCATCTCACGCCTTTATGCCCGGTACTTTCAAGGGGACCTGAAGCTGTACTCTCTGGAGGGTTACGGAACCGATGCAGTGATCTACATTCGG GCACTTTCAACAGAGTCCATCGAGAGGCTCCCGGTGTACAACAAGTCAGCCTGGAAACACTACAAGACGATCCACGAGGCCGATGACTGGTGCGTCCCGAGCAAAGAGCCCAAGGATATGACTACATTTCGTAGTTTCTAG